The proteins below come from a single Branchiostoma floridae strain S238N-H82 chromosome 5, Bfl_VNyyK, whole genome shotgun sequence genomic window:
- the LOC118415356 gene encoding E3 ubiquitin-protein ligase Midline-1-like isoform X2, producing MDALLKELSCPACHRLPSDPLVLPCQHSLCTRCIEDALAKQCLVSRKGKKSEKEDMKKRLRCPSCREEVVFDERGIDRLRPNIALQKIIARVRGVDLEADVEIETDKDCEVCEQTPAAKAVKKCVSCDLAFCEECLKSVHSRRGFKKHKVTDVGLPRQGLPSTITCGEHKEEKANLYCTNCACVICSLCKLVGKHSEHQVRAVAQEYQELKEYMGSRLEALAQSINEQEDFIKELQIKCETLEENAKKHKEVAVEEIDSLISTLQKKKDYLTDKIDRERNSKLRALMKQMASLRMRMDEGIGVVAYSGMILKEEDQATFLQTAVALCDRVKAVTCPEPLYPAASDYFRYGNLDLVREQEILQRIDFQQDDVSDVSSVAGSHVSATMDPITMSYNIMEEPSLNFKIIMTGDPGVGKTCLAARFGNNRFDKDQKPTIGIEFVSKTAKVDGRIIKAQVWDTSGQQKYSAFCPGALGAMVVYDITRKETFEHARTHLKEVREKSDTNIVIMLVGNKGDLGHNRAVTTQEGREFADKRHILFAETSAMEGRNVETAFERLISEVYHESHDFSDNSTCTGGSLGDLSDVDSMFD from the exons ATGGATGCCCTTTTGAAAGAGCTGTCGTGCCCAGCGTGCCACAGGTTACCGTCCGACCCGCtggtgctgccctgtcagcacagcCTGTGTACCCGGTGTATCGAGGACGCCCTCGCCAAGCAGTGCCTGGTGTCCCGTAAGGGGAAGAAGAGCGAGAAAGAAGACATGAAGAAGCGGCTGCGCTGTCCGTCCTGCCGGGAGGAAGTCGTGTTCGACGAGCGGGGAATCGACCGACTGAGACCGAACATCGCGCTGCAGAAGATCATCGCGCGGGTCCGGGGTGTGGACCTGGAGGCAGACGTAGAAATTGAGACGGACAAGGACTGCGAGGTTTGCGAGCAAACCCCTGCCGCCAAGGCGGTGAAGAAGTGCGTCTCCTGTGACCTGGCGTTTTGTGAGGAGTGTTTGAAGTCGGTTCATTCGCGCCGAGGGTTCAAGAAGCACAAGGTGACTGATGTTGGGCTGCCGCGCCAGGGCCTGCCGAGCACCATCACGTGTGGGGAACACAAGGAGGAGAAGGCAAACCTCTACTGCACCAACTGCGCATGCGTCATCTGCTCGCTGTGTAAGCTGGTAGGGAAACACTCTGAGCACCAGGTCCGCGCAGTCGCACAGGAGTATCAAGAACTCAAG GAGTACATGGGGAGTCGTCTGGAGGCGCTCGCACAGAGCATTAACGAGCAGGAAGACTTCATCAAGGAGCTGCAGATCAAGTGCGAGACGCTAGAG GAGAACGCCAAGAAGCACAAAGAGGTGGCAGTGGAGGAGATAGATTCGCTTATCTCTACTCTACAAAAGAAGAAGGACTACCTGACGGACAAGATTGACAG AGAGAGAAACTCCAAGTTACGAGCACTGATGAAACAGATGGCGTCTCTGCGCATGCGCATGGACGAGGGGATCGGCGTTGTTGCTTACAGTGGGATGATCCTGAAGGAAGAGGACCAGGCCACGTTTCTACAG ACTGCAGTTGCCTTATGTGACAG AGTTAAGGCGGTCACGTGTCCTGAGCCTCTATATCCGGCAGCTAGTGACTACTTCCGGTATGGCAACCTGGACTTAGTAAGAGAGCAGGAGATATTGCAGAGGATAGACTTTCAACAAGATG ATGTGTCTGACGTCAGCAGTGTGGCAGGAAGTCACGTGTCAGCCACCATGGACCCCATCACCATGTCCTATAACATCA TGGAGGAACCCTCGCTGAACTTCAAGATCATCATGACAGGCGACCCAGGAGTGGGGAAAACCTGTCTGGCGGCCCGGTTCGGCAACAACAG ATTTGATAAGGATCAGAAGCCCACCATCGGTATAGAGTTCGTATCCAAGACAGCGAAGGTGGACGGGCGCATCATTAAAGCCCAGGTGTGGGACACGTCCGGACAGCAGAAGTACAG TGCCTTCTGTCCGGGCGCCCTGGGAGCGATGGTGGTGTATGACATCACCAGGAAGGAGACGTTTGAGCATGCGCGGACGCACCTGAAGGAGGTCCGTGAGAAGTCTGACACAAACATCGTCATCATGCTGGTGGGGAACAAGGGCGACCTGGGGCACAACCGGGCCGTCACAACTCAG GAGGGGCGCGAGTTCGCAGACAAACGTCACATCCTGTTCGCGGAGACTTCCGCCATGGAGGGGAGGAATGTGGAGACAGCGTTCGAGCGGCTTATCAGCGAGGTTTACCACGAGTCACATGACTTCAGCGACAACTCCACTTGCACGGGCGGGAGTCTGGGGGACCTCAGCGATGTGGACTCTATGTTTGACTAG
- the LOC118415356 gene encoding E3 ubiquitin-protein ligase Midline-1-like isoform X1, with translation MDALLKELSCPACHRLPSDPLVLPCQHSLCTRCIEDALAKQCLVSRKGKKSEKEDMKKRLRCPSCREEVVFDERGIDRLRPNIALQKIIARVRGVDLEADVEIETDKDCEVCEQTPAAKAVKKCVSCDLAFCEECLKSVHSRRGFKKHKVTDVGLPRQGLPSTITCGEHKEEKANLYCTNCACVICSLCKLVGKHSEHQVRAVAQEYQELKEYMGSRLEALAQSINEQEDFIKELQIKCETLEENAKKHKEVAVEEIDSLISTLQKKKDYLTDKIDRERNSKLRALMKQMASLRMRMDEGIGVVAYSGMILKEEDQATFLQTAVALCDRVKAVTCPEPLYPAASDYFRYGNLDLVREQEILQRIDFQQDDVSDVSSVAGSHVSATMDPITMSYNIMEEPSLNFKIIMTGDPGVGKTCLAARFGNNRFDKDQKPTIGIEFVSKTAKVDGRIIKAQVWDTSGQQKYRPMISAFCPGALGAMVVYDITRKETFEHARTHLKEVREKSDTNIVIMLVGNKGDLGHNRAVTTQEGREFADKRHILFAETSAMEGRNVETAFERLISEVYHESHDFSDNSTCTGGSLGDLSDVDSMFD, from the exons ATGGATGCCCTTTTGAAAGAGCTGTCGTGCCCAGCGTGCCACAGGTTACCGTCCGACCCGCtggtgctgccctgtcagcacagcCTGTGTACCCGGTGTATCGAGGACGCCCTCGCCAAGCAGTGCCTGGTGTCCCGTAAGGGGAAGAAGAGCGAGAAAGAAGACATGAAGAAGCGGCTGCGCTGTCCGTCCTGCCGGGAGGAAGTCGTGTTCGACGAGCGGGGAATCGACCGACTGAGACCGAACATCGCGCTGCAGAAGATCATCGCGCGGGTCCGGGGTGTGGACCTGGAGGCAGACGTAGAAATTGAGACGGACAAGGACTGCGAGGTTTGCGAGCAAACCCCTGCCGCCAAGGCGGTGAAGAAGTGCGTCTCCTGTGACCTGGCGTTTTGTGAGGAGTGTTTGAAGTCGGTTCATTCGCGCCGAGGGTTCAAGAAGCACAAGGTGACTGATGTTGGGCTGCCGCGCCAGGGCCTGCCGAGCACCATCACGTGTGGGGAACACAAGGAGGAGAAGGCAAACCTCTACTGCACCAACTGCGCATGCGTCATCTGCTCGCTGTGTAAGCTGGTAGGGAAACACTCTGAGCACCAGGTCCGCGCAGTCGCACAGGAGTATCAAGAACTCAAG GAGTACATGGGGAGTCGTCTGGAGGCGCTCGCACAGAGCATTAACGAGCAGGAAGACTTCATCAAGGAGCTGCAGATCAAGTGCGAGACGCTAGAG GAGAACGCCAAGAAGCACAAAGAGGTGGCAGTGGAGGAGATAGATTCGCTTATCTCTACTCTACAAAAGAAGAAGGACTACCTGACGGACAAGATTGACAG AGAGAGAAACTCCAAGTTACGAGCACTGATGAAACAGATGGCGTCTCTGCGCATGCGCATGGACGAGGGGATCGGCGTTGTTGCTTACAGTGGGATGATCCTGAAGGAAGAGGACCAGGCCACGTTTCTACAG ACTGCAGTTGCCTTATGTGACAG AGTTAAGGCGGTCACGTGTCCTGAGCCTCTATATCCGGCAGCTAGTGACTACTTCCGGTATGGCAACCTGGACTTAGTAAGAGAGCAGGAGATATTGCAGAGGATAGACTTTCAACAAGATG ATGTGTCTGACGTCAGCAGTGTGGCAGGAAGTCACGTGTCAGCCACCATGGACCCCATCACCATGTCCTATAACATCA TGGAGGAACCCTCGCTGAACTTCAAGATCATCATGACAGGCGACCCAGGAGTGGGGAAAACCTGTCTGGCGGCCCGGTTCGGCAACAACAG ATTTGATAAGGATCAGAAGCCCACCATCGGTATAGAGTTCGTATCCAAGACAGCGAAGGTGGACGGGCGCATCATTAAAGCCCAGGTGTGGGACACGTCCGGACAGCAGAAGTACAG ACCAATGATCAGTGCCTTCTGTCCGGGCGCCCTGGGAGCGATGGTGGTGTATGACATCACCAGGAAGGAGACGTTTGAGCATGCGCGGACGCACCTGAAGGAGGTCCGTGAGAAGTCTGACACAAACATCGTCATCATGCTGGTGGGGAACAAGGGCGACCTGGGGCACAACCGGGCCGTCACAACTCAG GAGGGGCGCGAGTTCGCAGACAAACGTCACATCCTGTTCGCGGAGACTTCCGCCATGGAGGGGAGGAATGTGGAGACAGCGTTCGAGCGGCTTATCAGCGAGGTTTACCACGAGTCACATGACTTCAGCGACAACTCCACTTGCACGGGCGGGAGTCTGGGGGACCTCAGCGATGTGGACTCTATGTTTGACTAG